A window of the Nitrospiria bacterium genome harbors these coding sequences:
- a CDS encoding universal stress protein: MAKFKKILVPVDFTEYSDEAISYAELLAITFQAKILLFHVIEQFTYSVSDTIQVMDHYTTLKEISEQMLENKKKQLKRKGIVVESMVLKGNPALEIVKYSETKRVNLIVIGSHGRTGIQHLVLGSVAERVVRMSSCPVLTIKRKKKSEGKGRKPKR; the protein is encoded by the coding sequence ATGGCTAAATTTAAGAAAATTTTGGTTCCGGTGGATTTCACTGAATATTCTGATGAAGCCATTTCATATGCAGAGTTGTTGGCAATAACATTTCAAGCCAAAATCCTTCTCTTTCATGTCATTGAACAGTTTACCTATAGTGTCTCGGATACCATTCAAGTCATGGATCATTACACCACTTTGAAGGAGATTTCTGAACAGATGCTGGAAAATAAGAAAAAGCAGTTAAAACGAAAAGGAATCGTGGTCGAATCCATGGTCCTGAAGGGAAATCCCGCTTTGGAGATTGTAAAATATTCTGAAACCAAAAGGGTGAATTTGATTGTTATAGGTTCTCACGGTCGAACGGGAATTCAGCATCTGGTATTGGGAAGTGTGGCAGAACGGGTGGTTCGAATGTCCTCCTGTCCTGTATTAACGATAAAAAGGAAAAAAAAGTCTGAGGGAAAAGGAAGAAAACCTAAAAGGTAA
- a CDS encoding cytochrome b N-terminal domain-containing protein, whose product MWKSIYRWLDERINLKPIQVKILEEPIPGGASWIFVFGSLTLLLFVIQFLTGMFLAIYYNPSPDHAYNSILFIEQEVLFGPLIRGLHHWGASFMMIAIGLHMLQVFLYGAYKKPREFLWMVGVVLFLLTLAFGFSGYLLPWDQKAYWATQVGINMVGTLPWIGDSLIRIIRGGQQLGALTLNRFYALHTLFLPWAVFFLIGLHVFILRRVGPAGPWDSEKAKKRKEPFYPKQVFMDAVIFLFTFCVLFILAWKVKAPLADPANPSDFNFQPLPEWYFLFYYELLKYLHGPWEIVGTVVLPLLFFSLLFLLPFLDRSKKRNLLSRRGVLLSGALFLLIVFGFLGISLKQTFSIERTDPNVKEGTRLYSELGCPGCHQIHGEGGKVGPDLSYVGDHRDENWLKAHFKDPSSLVPGSIMPSYHLKEEELQKLTAYMLSLKKDRF is encoded by the coding sequence ATGTGGAAATCCATTTACAGATGGTTAGACGAACGGATTAATCTGAAACCCATTCAGGTAAAAATCCTTGAAGAACCCATTCCCGGGGGAGCGAGTTGGATCTTTGTTTTTGGAAGCCTAACGCTCCTTCTTTTTGTGATCCAATTTTTAACTGGAATGTTTTTAGCGATTTATTACAACCCCTCACCGGATCATGCCTACAACAGCATTTTATTTATTGAACAGGAGGTCCTGTTTGGCCCCCTGATCAGGGGCTTGCATCATTGGGGGGCAAGCTTCATGATGATTGCCATTGGTCTTCACATGCTCCAGGTTTTCCTTTATGGCGCCTATAAAAAACCTCGGGAGTTTTTATGGATGGTAGGGGTTGTTTTATTTTTGCTCACTTTGGCTTTTGGGTTTAGCGGGTATTTATTACCCTGGGACCAAAAAGCCTACTGGGCCACCCAGGTCGGAATCAATATGGTGGGAACGCTCCCATGGATTGGTGATTCTCTAATTCGAATTATTCGAGGGGGACAACAACTCGGGGCCCTAACCCTAAACCGTTTTTACGCACTCCACACCTTATTTCTCCCGTGGGCCGTATTCTTTTTAATCGGATTGCACGTCTTTATTCTTCGTCGTGTTGGGCCTGCAGGACCATGGGATTCAGAAAAAGCAAAAAAGAGGAAAGAACCCTTCTACCCAAAACAGGTTTTCATGGATGCGGTAATTTTTCTCTTTACGTTTTGCGTTCTTTTTATTTTGGCATGGAAGGTCAAGGCCCCCTTGGCCGATCCTGCCAACCCATCCGACTTCAATTTTCAACCCCTTCCCGAATGGTACTTTCTATTTTATTATGAACTTTTGAAATACCTTCATGGGCCTTGGGAAATTGTAGGAACCGTGGTGCTTCCACTTCTATTTTTCAGCCTACTTTTCCTTCTCCCTTTCCTTGATCGATCAAAAAAGCGAAATCTTTTATCCCGAAGAGGTGTTTTGCTGAGCGGAGCTTTATTTTTGTTGATTGTATTCGGATTCTTGGGAATCTCATTAAAACAAACATTTTCAATTGAGAGAACGGACCCCAACGTAAAAGAGGGAACAAGACTTTATTCAGAATTGGGCTGTCCAGGCTGCCATCAAATTCACGGAGAAGGGGGAAAGGTGGGACCCGACCTTTCTTATGTTGGGGATCATCGAGACGAAAACTGGTTAAAAGCCCATTTCAAAGACCCCTCATCCCTGGTGCCGGGGTCAATCATGCCTTCTTATCATTTAAAGGAAGAGGAGCTCCAGAAACTCACCGCCTACATGCTAAGCCTTAAGAAAGATAGGTTTTAA
- a CDS encoding sodium:calcium antiporter yields the protein MIWLEFVVCTTLILISGSLLSRYGNILSETTGMGRTWIGLILLGTVTSLPELATGLSAVTVADVPEIAVGDVLGSCVFNLMLIGLMDWFYRPGPILSHVDQGHILLGGFGVLLIGTGGTGLFLGSQNISSEMGWMGLYSPLIFILWVVAVRKIFSHEKNRMKGLNPSKVLNPKSLDQEIGVNLLIYPKVFLNAGVIIAAGMWLPYIGNRISEVTGWGDTFVGTLLVAASTSLPEIVTSFSALRLGAPDLAVANLLGSNLFNMAVLSLDDFAYLKGPLLSHVSFTHLISVFSALMMTGVCIVGVLFRAPKKELGFLSWEGFALMILYIFNALILFYFSNMGIS from the coding sequence TTGATCTGGCTGGAATTTGTCGTTTGTACAACACTGATACTCATTTCCGGGAGTCTTTTATCCCGATATGGAAATATTCTTTCCGAAACAACAGGGATGGGTCGAACATGGATTGGGCTTATCCTATTGGGGACCGTTACTTCTCTTCCTGAATTGGCAACTGGATTAAGTGCCGTCACCGTGGCAGATGTTCCTGAAATTGCGGTGGGCGATGTTTTAGGGAGCTGTGTGTTTAACCTGATGCTAATTGGTTTGATGGACTGGTTTTACCGGCCCGGCCCCATTCTTTCACATGTAGATCAAGGACATATTCTTCTCGGTGGGTTTGGGGTATTGTTGATTGGAACCGGGGGAACTGGGTTATTTTTAGGAAGCCAAAACATTTCTAGTGAAATGGGCTGGATGGGTCTATATTCCCCCCTTATTTTTATTCTCTGGGTGGTTGCGGTAAGAAAAATTTTCTCGCATGAGAAAAACCGGATGAAGGGGTTAAACCCTTCGAAGGTATTGAACCCAAAAAGCCTTGACCAAGAAATTGGAGTGAATTTACTGATTTACCCCAAGGTTTTTTTGAATGCAGGTGTGATCATTGCTGCGGGAATGTGGCTTCCCTACATAGGTAATCGTATTTCTGAGGTGACTGGGTGGGGAGATACCTTTGTAGGGACCCTTTTGGTGGCTGCTTCAACCTCTCTTCCTGAGATTGTAACTTCTTTTTCGGCATTGAGGCTTGGAGCTCCAGATTTGGCGGTGGCAAACCTTTTGGGGAGTAACCTTTTTAATATGGCGGTTTTAAGCCTCGATGATTTTGCCTATCTCAAGGGTCCACTTCTTTCTCATGTTTCCTTCACCCATTTGATTTCAGTTTTTTCTGCGCTCATGATGACGGGTGTTTGTATTGTGGGGGTATTATTTCGTGCCCCGAAGAAGGAATTGGGGTTTTTGAGTTGGGAAGGGTTTGCGTTAATGATCCTCTATATCTTTAACGCGCTTATCTTATTTTATTTCAGTAACATGGGGATTTCATGA
- a CDS encoding Rieske (2Fe-2S) protein: MPAQKITSRDRHPIIESLTRRGFIGKIIGGIATFIGLALLIPFSGYTLFPAFQRKAGEWVSLFNPNQLKPESPVNVDLVTTTKDGWRISTSVKTVWMVKKKNGDVVAYSPLCTHLGCGYRWENEKKVFFCPCHASVFDFEGKVLSGPAPRPLDTLPIKIEDNRIWTIYKEFKAGTSKKIEL, from the coding sequence ATGCCCGCACAAAAAATCACCTCCAGAGACCGTCACCCGATTATTGAATCCCTAACGCGACGTGGTTTTATCGGAAAAATCATTGGTGGCATAGCTACCTTTATTGGACTCGCCTTATTAATCCCTTTTTCAGGGTATACCCTTTTTCCCGCCTTCCAAAGAAAAGCCGGAGAATGGGTTAGCCTTTTCAACCCTAATCAGCTAAAACCAGAATCTCCGGTTAACGTAGACCTGGTAACCACCACTAAGGATGGATGGCGAATATCCACCTCTGTCAAAACCGTTTGGATGGTAAAAAAAAAGAATGGGGATGTGGTGGCTTACTCCCCTCTTTGCACCCACCTCGGATGCGGGTACCGTTGGGAAAATGAAAAAAAAGTATTCTTTTGCCCTTGTCACGCCAGTGTGTTTGATTTTGAGGGAAAGGTCCTTTCCGGTCCCGCCCCACGCCCCCTAGACACCCTCCCAATAAAAATTGAGGACAACCGAATTTGGACGATCTACAAAGAATTTAAAGCAGGAACCTCAAAAAAAATAGAGCTATAA